In the genome of Hyphobacterium sp. CCMP332, one region contains:
- a CDS encoding LysE family transporter has product MFEIILDGFFVGLILALFVGPAFFYLIKVSLEGGFVPAVFFAFGIILSDLIIVTLIYFGFSGAMESNLFQQTFSLVSGMVLIGLGITSFNKKVKIKDEISFEKGHRILWYFFKGMLINGVNPFTLMIWIGVIGAVGVRQTYSPLEFRFFFSGLLATILITDLLKGYFANKIRLLIKDKILIIVNRILAILFIILGARMILFFFSLLLDWKGIF; this is encoded by the coding sequence GTGTTTGAAATAATTCTGGATGGATTTTTTGTGGGCTTAATTCTGGCCCTGTTCGTAGGTCCTGCTTTTTTCTATTTGATAAAGGTAAGCCTAGAAGGTGGCTTTGTGCCGGCAGTATTTTTTGCCTTTGGCATCATATTAAGTGACTTGATAATTGTAACACTGATATATTTTGGATTCTCAGGAGCAATGGAATCAAATTTATTTCAGCAGACATTTAGTCTTGTTTCTGGAATGGTGTTAATAGGCTTAGGGATTACAAGCTTTAATAAAAAAGTTAAAATTAAAGATGAAATCTCATTTGAAAAAGGACATCGTATATTGTGGTATTTTTTCAAAGGAATGTTAATTAATGGGGTTAATCCTTTTACCCTAATGATTTGGATCGGGGTTATTGGCGCCGTTGGAGTTCGACAGACCTATTCCCCTTTGGAATTCAGATTTTTCTTTTCGGGATTGCTTGCAACTATCCTTATTACCGATTTACTCAAAGGCTATTTTGCCAATAAAATAAGATTGTTGATTAAGGATAAAATATTAATTATTGTTAATAGAATTCTTGCCATTCTGTTTATAATTCTCGGTGCCAGAATGATCCTTTTTTTCTTCAGCTTACTATTGGATTGGAAAGGTATTTTTTAA
- a CDS encoding NeuD/PglB/VioB family sugar acetyltransferase, translating to MDKNFVIFGCSGHARVVLENIISNGDGHFLGWIDNTVKKGTKVFGFPVIGNDEDLKNLYSTEKFSGIVGIGNILSRQKVVRYIIKQIPEFEFINSIHSSAIISPSANLGDGIAIMPGAIINSESKIGNHSIINTGAQIDHNCEVSEYVNISPAVIIGGNVRVSSNCILGMGAIVINNSIIPENTKVKAGSIFHNSN from the coding sequence ATGGATAAAAATTTTGTGATTTTTGGTTGTTCCGGGCATGCAAGAGTTGTACTTGAAAATATTATAAGCAATGGAGATGGCCATTTTTTAGGTTGGATTGACAATACTGTGAAAAAAGGAACAAAAGTCTTTGGTTTTCCTGTAATCGGAAATGATGAGGATTTAAAAAACCTGTATTCAACAGAAAAATTTTCTGGTATTGTCGGGATTGGAAATATCCTATCTCGGCAAAAGGTGGTAAGATATATTATAAAACAAATTCCCGAATTTGAGTTTATAAATTCAATACATTCGAGTGCCATCATCTCCCCAAGCGCCAATTTAGGTGACGGTATCGCTATTATGCCGGGAGCAATAATTAATTCGGAATCAAAAATTGGAAATCACAGCATAATCAATACCGGTGCTCAAATAGATCACAATTGTGAAGTTTCTGAGTATGTGAATATTTCACCGGCAGTTATAATTGGTGGTAATGTTAGAGTATCATCTAACTGTATTTTAGGTATGGGGGCTATAGTAATCAATAATTCAATAATACCGGAAAACACTAAAGTCAAGGCGGGTTCAATTTTCCATAATTCAAATTAA
- the gyrB gene encoding DNA topoisomerase (ATP-hydrolyzing) subunit B, with translation MSKENKKDYSAGNIQVLEGLEAVRKRPAMYIGDVGVKGLHHLIWEVVDNSIDEAMGGYCDEISVTIHKDNSISVQDNGRGIPIDYHEKEKKSALEVVMTVLHAGGKFDKDSYKVSGGLHGVGVSCVNALSKSLKAVIHRDGKVYQQTYAKGVPQSKVDEVGKTDINGTIITFTPDDSIFIVSEYNFGTVSARLRELAYLNKGIKIHLEDEREQDENGDNLKDYFFSEGGLVEFVQYLDSTRERLIQDPIYVESEKDGVPVEVALQYNTSFNEHVFSYVNNINTIEGGTHVTGFRRALTRTLKNWADKSGLLDKVKIDISGDDFREGLTAVISVKVQEPQFEGQTKTKLGNSEVSGAVEGCLGTALYEYLEEHPKEARIIVQKVILAAQARHAARKAREMVQRKNVMGGSGLPGKLADCSEKDPSKCELYLVEGDSAGGSAKQGRERKFQAILPLRGKILNVEKAQEHKIYDNEEIKNMITALGVSFGTEEDEKALNLTKLRYHKVIIMTDADVDGSHIRTLILTFFFRYMNDLVEKGYVYIAQPPLYLLKKGKEQRYAWSEKDRAEIIKELADGKEDAVGIQRYKGLGEMNPEQLWTTTMDPEFRNLKQVTIESAAEADHLFSMLMGDEVAPRREFIEKNAKYAKLDV, from the coding sequence TTGAGCAAAGAAAATAAAAAAGACTACTCGGCCGGTAATATTCAGGTGCTTGAGGGACTTGAAGCAGTACGTAAAAGACCGGCGATGTATATCGGTGACGTAGGTGTAAAAGGTCTTCACCATCTTATCTGGGAAGTTGTTGACAATTCGATCGATGAGGCCATGGGTGGCTATTGTGATGAGATATCAGTTACCATTCATAAGGACAATTCGATTTCGGTTCAGGATAACGGAAGAGGTATTCCAATAGATTATCACGAGAAAGAAAAAAAGTCGGCTTTAGAGGTAGTTATGACAGTCCTCCATGCAGGAGGAAAATTTGATAAGGATTCCTACAAAGTATCCGGTGGATTACACGGTGTAGGTGTATCTTGTGTAAATGCATTGTCAAAAAGCCTCAAAGCGGTTATTCATAGAGATGGTAAAGTCTATCAGCAAACTTATGCTAAAGGTGTGCCTCAAAGTAAAGTAGATGAAGTAGGCAAAACAGATATAAATGGAACAATAATTACATTCACCCCGGATGATTCTATTTTTATTGTCTCAGAATATAATTTCGGTACAGTTTCAGCCAGATTACGCGAATTGGCATATCTGAATAAGGGAATCAAAATCCATCTCGAAGATGAAAGAGAGCAGGATGAAAATGGAGATAATCTAAAGGATTACTTTTTTTCTGAGGGTGGGCTTGTTGAATTTGTTCAATATTTAGACAGCACAAGAGAAAGACTAATTCAAGACCCAATTTATGTAGAGAGTGAAAAAGACGGTGTTCCTGTTGAAGTGGCATTGCAGTACAATACTTCATTTAACGAACATGTGTTTTCCTATGTAAATAATATCAATACCATTGAAGGCGGAACTCACGTAACCGGATTTAGAAGGGCATTGACTCGAACTTTAAAAAACTGGGCAGATAAATCAGGTCTCCTTGATAAAGTAAAAATCGACATAAGTGGTGACGATTTTAGAGAAGGGCTTACTGCTGTAATTTCTGTAAAAGTACAGGAACCTCAATTTGAAGGTCAAACAAAAACCAAACTTGGAAATTCAGAAGTCAGTGGTGCCGTTGAAGGATGCCTTGGGACAGCATTATATGAATACCTGGAAGAACATCCTAAAGAGGCGAGAATCATTGTTCAAAAAGTGATTTTAGCCGCACAAGCCAGGCACGCTGCCAGAAAAGCTCGTGAAATGGTTCAGCGTAAAAATGTAATGGGAGGCAGTGGCTTACCGGGAAAATTAGCTGATTGCTCTGAAAAAGATCCTTCAAAATGCGAATTGTACCTTGTGGAGGGAGACTCTGCCGGTGGATCAGCCAAACAGGGGAGAGAAAGAAAGTTTCAGGCTATATTACCTTTAAGAGGAAAAATATTAAATGTAGAAAAGGCTCAGGAGCATAAGATTTATGACAATGAGGAAATAAAAAATATGATTACCGCATTGGGTGTCAGTTTTGGAACGGAAGAAGATGAAAAAGCTTTGAACCTCACAAAATTGAGATATCATAAAGTGATAATTATGACCGATGCCGATGTGGACGGTAGCCACATCAGAACTTTGATCTTAACCTTCTTTTTCAGATACATGAACGATTTGGTTGAAAAAGGATATGTATATATAGCTCAACCTCCGCTTTATTTGTTGAAGAAAGGAAAGGAACAGCGATATGCCTGGTCGGAAAAAGACAGAGCAGAAATCATAAAGGAATTGGCAGATGGAAAAGAGGATGCAGTAGGCATTCAAAGATATAAAGGTCTCGGGGAAATGAATCCAGAACAATTATGGACTACCACCATGGATCCTGAGTTCAGAAACCTTAAACAGGTGACCATTGAGAGTGCTGCTGAAGCAGATCACTTATTTTCTATGCTGATGGGAGATGAGGTAGCTCCAAGAAGAGAATTTATTGAGAAGAATGCCAAATACGCCAAACTAGACGTATAA
- a CDS encoding aminotransferase class I/II-fold pyridoxal phosphate-dependent enzyme gives MSETQNYDFKSGLVKYITSLYPKKNDISLSEPLISKEDQKKVLRVLEDNMISSFGPEVSKFEELLTDYCGTQNVIAIINGTAALHLALKALGIGENDEVITQSYSYIAVPNAINYAGAEPVFIDNDLSTLGINPENLEKIIQEQYGLDKNHLINKKTGKKLKAVIAVYAFGQAYDVYAVKSVCDKYKINLIEDAAEALGTYINGKHAGSFGKLGVLSFNGNKICSSGSGGAIICNDNDLSQKIKHLSTTAKTVSKMGIDFDQLGYNYRMANINAALGLSQLNDIDKKLKAKTMLRRAYKRFLDNYDYKLIGNENTNNWLNSILLNSKEEKKELINLARKFNIQMESSWVYLPETRLYKNAQVYNAANAKDISDRIVQLPGSLDFEF, from the coding sequence ATGTCTGAAACGCAGAATTATGATTTTAAGAGTGGATTAGTAAAGTATATTACCTCTTTATACCCTAAAAAAAATGATATCTCACTGAGTGAACCTCTTATTTCAAAAGAAGACCAAAAAAAGGTATTGCGGGTTCTGGAAGATAATATGATTTCTAGTTTCGGCCCGGAAGTTTCTAAGTTTGAGGAATTACTTACAGATTATTGTGGCACACAAAATGTGATTGCGATTATTAATGGCACCGCTGCTTTACATCTTGCTCTCAAAGCTTTAGGAATAGGTGAAAACGATGAAGTAATTACTCAGTCTTATTCCTACATCGCTGTTCCTAATGCCATTAATTATGCAGGTGCTGAACCGGTATTCATCGATAATGACCTTTCGACGCTTGGAATCAATCCTGAAAATTTAGAAAAGATCATCCAAGAACAGTATGGGTTGGATAAAAATCATTTAATAAATAAAAAAACAGGTAAAAAATTAAAAGCGGTAATTGCTGTTTATGCTTTTGGCCAGGCATATGATGTGTATGCTGTTAAATCCGTCTGTGATAAATACAAAATCAACTTAATTGAAGATGCCGCTGAAGCACTGGGCACTTATATTAATGGAAAGCATGCCGGGAGCTTTGGAAAATTAGGGGTTTTAAGTTTCAATGGAAATAAAATCTGTTCAAGTGGTTCAGGAGGTGCAATAATTTGCAATGATAATGATCTAAGTCAAAAAATTAAGCACTTGAGCACAACCGCCAAAACAGTGAGCAAAATGGGAATTGATTTTGATCAGTTGGGATATAATTATAGAATGGCCAATATCAATGCCGCATTGGGTTTATCACAGCTCAATGACATCGATAAAAAACTTAAGGCCAAAACGATGCTAAGAAGAGCCTATAAAAGGTTTTTAGATAATTATGATTATAAATTAATTGGGAATGAAAATACCAATAATTGGCTCAACAGTATCCTTTTAAATTCAAAAGAGGAAAAAAAAGAACTTATAAATTTGGCCAGGAAATTTAATATTCAAATGGAATCTTCATGGGTTTATCTCCCGGAAACCAGATTGTATAAGAATGCTCAAGTCTATAATGCAGCAAATGCAAAAGATATTTCAGATCGTATCGTTCAATTACCTGGCAGCCTTGATTTTGAATTTTGA
- a CDS encoding MATE family efflux transporter, giving the protein MELQSRLSEYRKTFLLAYPVSLAYLSHIMTGLIDNIMVGQIGADKLAASSLANTVMVMPMVFGLGMSFGLTPLVANAHGQNNISRINTFQQSGLLVNTGIGVMIFLLMFYSTWIFQYLDQETLIVELAIPYLKVIAISMIPFMVFQNYKQFADGVSITKTAMYISILGNAFNIILNYILIFGKLGFPAYGLMGAGYATLISRILMALGMMFAVLYLRDFKDFKIKVVSSSALGLSNIRDILNIGGPSGMQMVFEAGAFSISAIMVGWIGYRELASHQIAISIASATYVMAAGLGAASTIRVGNQLGAMKFDMVRTVGKIGMEMSAIFMAIAGLIFIILNTWLPTLYVEEISVIKMASSLIIISAAFQIFDGLQVAAMGALRGLSDVKWPTLIAVFSYWGLGLPCSYIFAFWLNMGVQGVWYGFIIGLGSAAILLGYRFFRKTKPKRLIKIEQALMPR; this is encoded by the coding sequence ATGGAGCTTCAATCTAGACTTTCAGAATATCGAAAAACATTTTTATTAGCTTATCCGGTATCTCTGGCTTATTTGAGTCATATCATGACAGGTCTGATAGATAATATAATGGTAGGTCAGATTGGAGCAGATAAACTGGCTGCTTCTTCACTTGCAAATACTGTTATGGTTATGCCAATGGTATTTGGATTAGGTATGTCATTTGGCCTGACACCGCTTGTGGCAAATGCTCATGGACAAAATAATATTTCCAGAATCAATACCTTCCAACAAAGCGGACTTTTAGTAAATACAGGAATTGGAGTGATGATTTTTTTGCTGATGTTTTACAGCACCTGGATATTTCAATACCTGGATCAGGAAACTCTTATTGTCGAACTGGCAATTCCTTATTTAAAGGTCATTGCAATTTCAATGATCCCCTTTATGGTTTTTCAAAACTATAAACAATTTGCAGATGGGGTTTCCATTACTAAAACCGCCATGTACATTAGTATCTTAGGCAATGCATTCAATATTATTCTCAATTACATTCTCATTTTTGGCAAACTTGGCTTTCCTGCATATGGATTAATGGGCGCGGGATATGCTACTTTAATATCAAGAATATTAATGGCTCTGGGAATGATGTTTGCAGTATTATATTTAAGAGACTTTAAAGATTTTAAGATAAAAGTTGTTTCAAGCTCGGCTCTTGGACTTTCAAATATTCGCGACATCCTAAATATAGGTGGCCCTAGTGGAATGCAAATGGTTTTCGAAGCCGGTGCTTTTTCTATATCAGCAATTATGGTTGGTTGGATTGGCTACAGAGAATTAGCTTCCCATCAAATAGCAATAAGCATTGCCTCAGCAACTTATGTCATGGCAGCGGGTTTGGGCGCTGCTTCAACCATACGTGTTGGAAATCAACTCGGAGCTATGAAGTTTGATATGGTAAGAACGGTTGGCAAAATTGGCATGGAGATGTCCGCAATTTTTATGGCCATTGCAGGATTGATATTTATTATTTTAAATACCTGGTTGCCAACCTTATATGTTGAAGAAATTTCCGTTATAAAAATGGCATCGAGTTTAATAATTATTTCTGCCGCATTCCAGATCTTTGATGGATTACAAGTTGCTGCAATGGGAGCACTAAGAGGCCTTTCCGATGTAAAATGGCCCACTTTGATAGCTGTATTTTCCTATTGGGGTTTAGGGCTTCCCTGTTCATATATTTTTGCTTTTTGGCTCAATATGGGTGTTCAGGGCGTTTGGTATGGGTTTATTATTGGTTTGGGCTCGGCAGCCATATTATTGGGCTATCGTTTTTTCCGTAAAACAAAACCAAAACGATTGATTAAAATTGAACAAGCGCTGATGCCCAGGTAA
- the asnB gene encoding asparagine synthase (glutamine-hydrolyzing), with protein sequence MCGIVGIYHSDSKRIEESLINNMTQSLSHRGPDGDGIFIDGPLALGHRRLSIIDLNPRSNQPMISRNKNWVLIFNGCIYNFKKLKQELIKKGVVFSTESDTEVILEGIAFEGLGFVKKLDGMFAFAIWEKKSRTLHLCRDRYGVKPLYYWKGNGIFAFSSEIKAFMKHPAFKVDVNYEALNEYFTFQNLFQYHTLFKDVFLIPPANLISIKNPSQSVTHNPWWDYNFTEPDYKMSFEDSVETTKELIEKAVNKQLVSDVPLGSYLSGGMDSGAITAIASQNIKRIPTFTAGFDMNEVTGVETNYDERRDAELTANYYKTEHYEQVINAGDLDWSLPKVIWHLEDLKVGMSYPNFYISRLASKFVKVCLQGTGGDELFGGYPWRYYRVFHSLDQKQFFGEYFDFWQRLVKDEDKKALFNQNVFSRININRPREVFERVFTFNENLKYENPEHHIENSLYFEIKTFLPGLLIMGDKLSMAHGLEERFPFLDNDLVDFAQKIPVKYKLANLEDMKKFDENQVNKINRYYREYDDGKNVLRKAMRDILPDKIVNRKKQGFSAPDESWYRGENADYVKNLLLNSKTISSEFINPDFIRKTLHEHIDQKINHRLLIWSLMSFEWWCRLFLDNQKIPD encoded by the coding sequence ATGTGCGGAATTGTAGGAATTTACCATTCGGATTCTAAAAGGATCGAAGAGTCGTTAATAAATAACATGACACAGAGCTTGTCGCATAGAGGGCCTGATGGGGATGGTATATTCATCGATGGTCCTTTGGCTCTAGGACATCGAAGACTCTCTATTATTGACCTAAATCCAAGGTCAAATCAACCCATGATTTCTAGAAATAAAAATTGGGTTCTAATTTTTAATGGTTGCATTTACAACTTTAAAAAGTTAAAACAAGAATTAATTAAAAAAGGCGTAGTATTTAGTACAGAGAGTGATACAGAAGTAATACTTGAAGGAATTGCCTTTGAAGGACTTGGGTTTGTAAAAAAATTGGATGGGATGTTCGCTTTCGCCATCTGGGAAAAAAAGTCGCGAACCCTGCATTTATGTAGAGATCGATATGGGGTTAAGCCACTTTATTATTGGAAAGGAAATGGAATTTTTGCTTTCTCTTCAGAAATCAAAGCATTTATGAAACATCCTGCGTTTAAGGTAGATGTAAATTATGAAGCGCTTAACGAATACTTTACTTTTCAAAATCTTTTCCAATATCACACCTTATTTAAAGATGTTTTTCTCATTCCGCCAGCCAATTTAATTAGCATTAAAAACCCGAGTCAATCCGTAACTCATAATCCATGGTGGGATTATAATTTCACTGAACCGGATTACAAAATGAGTTTTGAGGATTCAGTAGAGACAACAAAAGAGCTCATTGAAAAGGCCGTTAATAAACAGCTTGTTTCTGACGTGCCACTTGGGTCCTATCTTTCCGGAGGAATGGATTCCGGTGCAATCACAGCTATCGCAAGCCAAAATATTAAAAGAATTCCAACTTTTACTGCAGGTTTTGACATGAACGAAGTAACTGGCGTCGAAACAAATTATGATGAAAGAAGAGATGCCGAACTGACTGCAAACTATTATAAGACAGAGCATTATGAACAAGTAATAAATGCCGGAGATCTGGATTGGTCTTTGCCAAAAGTAATATGGCATTTGGAAGACTTAAAGGTGGGAATGAGCTATCCTAATTTTTATATATCAAGACTTGCTTCAAAATTTGTAAAAGTTTGTCTTCAGGGAACCGGAGGTGATGAACTCTTTGGAGGATACCCCTGGAGATATTATCGGGTTTTTCATTCACTTGACCAAAAACAATTTTTTGGAGAATATTTTGACTTTTGGCAAAGACTCGTAAAAGACGAAGACAAAAAGGCACTTTTCAATCAAAATGTGTTTTCGAGGATCAATATAAATAGGCCTAGAGAAGTATTTGAAAGGGTATTCACTTTTAACGAAAATTTAAAATATGAAAACCCTGAGCATCATATAGAGAATAGTTTATATTTTGAAATTAAAACTTTTCTTCCGGGACTATTAATCATGGGCGATAAATTATCCATGGCACATGGCTTGGAAGAGCGGTTTCCATTTCTCGACAATGATCTGGTAGATTTTGCACAGAAAATACCTGTTAAATATAAACTGGCTAACCTTGAGGACATGAAAAAATTTGATGAGAACCAGGTAAATAAAATAAACAGATACTATCGAGAATACGATGATGGCAAAAACGTATTGAGAAAAGCTATGCGTGATATTCTGCCTGATAAAATTGTAAATCGTAAGAAACAAGGATTTTCAGCACCTGATGAAAGTTGGTATAGAGGTGAAAATGCGGATTATGTAAAAAATCTTTTGCTGAATAGTAAAACCATAAGTTCGGAATTTATCAATCCGGATTTTATAAGAAAAACATTGCATGAACACATAGATCAAAAAATAAATCATCGTTTATTAATTTGGTCATTGATGAGTTTTGAATGGTGGTGCAGACTGTTTTTAGACAATCAAAAAATACCTGATTAG
- a CDS encoding sulfotransferase — MKYIFIVGVGRSGTTLLQSILNAHSDIAFTPESHFLYHYLSPKSNKRIPKDKEELINILEKDEHLKRLQLNLSNLTHDLELNSNIWIYLFRRILNAYAKKENVNTIGDKDPMNSGLLKVIKKYFPEALVIHIIRDPRDVLLSRLKSDWGAKYPLLAHLGDHKVSLEKAMTEGPELFQENYFETRYEDLIADTENEVKKICGFLSVDFESQMLNFSKSSEKLVSKEERQWKGNIFGQIMTKNQGKWKKGLSNFQKQISSLIIGNLIVKLGYEKPVKYPLYMIIFKLIFIPIEIYFKRKYKLQD; from the coding sequence TTGAAATATATTTTTATAGTTGGAGTGGGCAGGTCAGGGACAACGCTTTTGCAAAGCATTCTGAATGCACACTCTGACATTGCTTTTACACCGGAAAGCCACTTCTTATATCACTATTTAAGTCCAAAATCAAATAAAAGGATTCCTAAAGACAAAGAAGAGTTAATCAATATCCTCGAAAAGGATGAGCATCTTAAAAGACTTCAACTTAACCTCAGCAATTTAACTCATGATTTAGAGTTGAATTCAAACATCTGGATCTATTTATTTAGGAGAATTCTCAATGCCTATGCCAAAAAAGAAAATGTCAATACCATTGGCGATAAGGATCCGATGAATTCCGGATTACTAAAAGTTATTAAAAAATATTTTCCTGAAGCATTGGTCATTCATATCATACGCGATCCCAGAGATGTTCTATTGTCAAGATTGAAATCTGACTGGGGAGCAAAATACCCATTGTTAGCACATTTGGGAGATCATAAAGTTAGTCTCGAAAAAGCCATGACTGAAGGTCCCGAACTTTTTCAAGAAAATTATTTTGAAACACGCTATGAAGACCTTATTGCTGATACTGAAAATGAAGTGAAAAAAATCTGCGGGTTTTTATCGGTTGATTTTGAATCTCAAATGCTCAACTTTTCAAAAAGTTCGGAAAAACTTGTGAGTAAAGAAGAGCGCCAATGGAAAGGAAATATTTTTGGTCAGATTATGACGAAAAATCAAGGTAAATGGAAAAAAGGCTTGAGCAATTTCCAAAAACAAATAAGTTCCTTAATTATAGGCAACCTGATTGTCAAATTGGGTTATGAAAAACCTGTTAAATACCCTCTTTACATGATAATCTTTAAATTAATCTTTATTCCTATAGAAATTTATTTTAAACGTAAATACAAATTGCAGGATTGA
- a CDS encoding ATP-dependent Clp protease proteolytic subunit — MNSSEKKDTKEEVKEKSLRQQIEKTFLDQRKVFLWGAVDDESAEKIVNQLLFLEAKEPGKVINFYINSPGGIVTSGMVIMDTMKMISSPVHTICMGMAASMGSLLLSQGEKGKRTIFPSGRVMIHQPSIGGMQGRASDIEITAIQIQKTKELSAKILADNCGQKFEKVMEDFDRDYWMDAKEAIEYGIVDKVEKSF, encoded by the coding sequence ATGAATTCATCAGAAAAAAAAGACACAAAAGAAGAAGTAAAAGAGAAAAGCCTGCGTCAACAAATTGAGAAAACATTTCTCGATCAAAGGAAGGTCTTTCTTTGGGGAGCCGTAGATGATGAGTCTGCTGAAAAAATAGTTAATCAATTACTTTTTCTCGAAGCAAAAGAGCCAGGGAAAGTGATCAATTTTTATATTAACAGTCCCGGAGGAATAGTGACAAGCGGAATGGTAATAATGGATACCATGAAAATGATCAGCTCTCCGGTGCATACCATTTGCATGGGTATGGCGGCATCCATGGGTTCATTATTGTTATCTCAGGGAGAAAAAGGAAAGCGTACCATTTTCCCAAGTGGCAGGGTGATGATACATCAGCCGAGTATAGGAGGAATGCAAGGACGAGCATCAGACATTGAAATTACTGCTATTCAAATTCAAAAAACCAAGGAACTATCAGCAAAAATATTAGCAGATAATTGTGGCCAAAAATTTGAAAAAGTAATGGAAGATTTTGACCGCGACTATTGGATGGATGCTAAAGAAGCCATTGAATATGGTATTGTAGATAAGGTTGAAAAATCTTTCTAA
- a CDS encoding ketoacyl-ACP synthase III, with product MRNSKIAGMGFYVPEKVVKNSDLQKFMDTNDEWIQERTGIKERRFYDKKKDTVANMGVKAAKIALERANIKADDLDFIIFATLSPDYFFPGSGVLVQKELGVKEIGALDVRNQCSGFIYALSIADNFIKTGMYDNVLVIGSEIHSSGLDMSTRGRNVSVIFGDGAGACVLKPEKDSNKGILTTNLHSQGEFAEELAVIHPGSSGDERLTKEMIDDARIYPYMNGNFVFKHAVTRMPEAIMEALNKTGKKIEDVDLVIPHQANARITEFVARTFKLPPEKVVSNIHKYGNTTAASIPIAMCEAWEEGRFKEGDLVCLTAFGSGFTWASALVQF from the coding sequence ATGAGAAATTCCAAAATCGCCGGAATGGGCTTTTATGTGCCTGAAAAAGTTGTTAAAAACAGCGATCTTCAAAAATTTATGGATACCAATGATGAATGGATCCAGGAACGGACCGGTATTAAAGAAAGAAGATTTTACGATAAGAAGAAAGATACCGTTGCCAATATGGGCGTAAAAGCTGCAAAAATTGCCTTAGAACGGGCAAATATTAAAGCCGATGATCTTGATTTTATCATTTTCGCAACCCTTAGTCCCGATTATTTTTTCCCGGGTTCAGGTGTATTGGTTCAAAAAGAACTAGGAGTAAAAGAGATCGGTGCTCTTGATGTTCGAAATCAATGTTCGGGTTTTATTTATGCTCTATCCATTGCAGACAATTTTATTAAAACCGGTATGTATGACAATGTACTGGTAATAGGATCTGAAATTCATTCTTCGGGTCTCGACATGAGCACAAGAGGAAGAAATGTATCGGTTATATTTGGTGATGGTGCCGGTGCATGTGTGCTCAAACCTGAAAAAGATAGTAACAAAGGTATTTTAACAACGAATTTACACTCTCAAGGTGAATTTGCCGAAGAACTTGCAGTAATACATCCGGGCTCAAGTGGTGATGAAAGACTTACAAAAGAAATGATCGATGATGCTAGAATCTATCCCTACATGAATGGCAATTTTGTCTTTAAGCATGCGGTTACAAGAATGCCTGAAGCTATTATGGAAGCATTGAATAAAACCGGTAAAAAAATTGAAGATGTAGATTTGGTCATTCCACATCAGGCCAATGCAAGAATTACGGAATTTGTAGCTCGAACCTTTAAACTGCCTCCTGAAAAAGTTGTAAGTAATATTCACAAATATGGAAATACAACTGCTGCATCCATTCCCATAGCCATGTGCGAAGCCTGGGAAGAAGGCCGATTCAAAGAAGGTGATTTGGTATGCCTTACAGCATTTGGTAGCGGCTTTACCTGGGCATCAGCGCTTGTTCAATTTTAA